gggccaaaggcccaagcccttagatagctgaggcaaagaaaagagatcagtccctatcactcatgtgaccaaaatggagaaacagactcaggggcctccacctccagcctccttcagagcaagcttctcagagcacaacctctcagagcaaaacctctcgaactcctccagtcctcagaccccgctatctttaaggacaccacctaagttccctcccctcagttctcacatctaccaatcactgtccatgccttccctgtgccaatggtggctctagcttaacccaggaccacccagaggtctgcccctttgcacatgtctgttgaaggtcatattctcaaataattaaatcttgatcctttgctgcagcccttcctaaatcctgttactctgagtagggtggagattggaagttccaagacctggttctgtcattccaagtatctctattgtatcaattctaaaatcaatcatgacttaaagaacttcctgttctatgcttaagcataggtcaaagccctttccattgtttagcaaaaggtttctgtcctaaagtagtcttaggtagggaggagaaagatcctcccatgccaagggggttcacattccaatagagttcttactatcagtaggaaattttttccaagtatgaaatttcccaatggtgaaatttccaacattcataagtctaagaaattttaaggtttacatacattggaattagcattatatatggcataggatagttcaattttacttaagatttgaaTTATATATTGATTGCAAAAGGAATGACCTTTTGTATTAGGAAATTGTTATGtggtaaaaaatgtttttgttggtacataatcctaaccctcttcccacaactcagtcttaggataagataggaatttagattaggaaatagacagattaggttaatatttattattttgggagggggaggttagatgggaacatcTAGCAGCATAGATAGATTCAGCCTAATTGGCACACCCTTGGCAGCAATCAGCAATTAGTGACAAGGGGTGCATGCTCAATTCTATATGCTCATAGAAGTTTCTCTTGGGGACAGGTCTATTTCCAAAAGCTGGGGATTTTGCCCAGGGGGTTCCAGAACCTCTAAGGTCTGGGAAAAGCAGCAGttctaaagaaaaggagaggtatAAATATACTGATCTGTTCCCACTTGGTCTCTAACTATCTCACTCATGGCAGATTAGCCAATCTTCTCTATTTACTTTGCAGCTAAGCTTGAACTCATTGTACTCATACCCTTTGCTTCAGGGGAAGCAGCACCACTTTGGGTAGCTACAGAAGCAGTTACTCAGGACTCTGAGGCCCCCTCAGGTGAGCAATTTTCTTCTCTCCATACTTCAAAGAGAAGGGAATTGTCGCTCTATTTTATCAGAACACTTTTAAGATCCCCTGCAGGTGAAAAGAGAAGCATGGGTCTTGTTAGTCTATAAATTACAGAATTGATAGTCAGGGGAGAGAAAACAGATAGGAGCAAAGGGGCAGTTTGTGCCAGGTCCAGAGGTTTTGGCAATAGGGAGAAAATATGGAGAAACCCTCTTATTTGGTCAGGTCCCAACAGAATAATTGTACTAATTTCTGGCCAGCACTAAGAGTGACAGAATTATAACATTTAAGCATAGGAAAAGAGCTTCAAACATGAATCATTAGGGCTGTGAGGGATTGGGTGGAACCTTAAGGAAAAAGAATGCCAGAggttcagagctgggaggatcaTTGGAAAAGAGGATGTCAGGGCCGAGAGTTCCCTAAAGAAACACATTGACTGACTAGAACATTTCTGGAAGAGAGCAACCCAGGTAGAGAGGATTGAGAGAATTGTGGATTCCTAGCTTGGAGAAAAGGTGAATTagtggaagaaaagaaggaaatcattATGTGGTTACAAACTggccaaaaatggaatggacttaGTAAAGCTTCTTCTCCCcaaaatgcctcagtttccttatctgtaaaacaaaagacTTTTATTAGtcgacctctaaggtctcttccaacttttaATTTCTGATCTCTGCTCTCAAGTTCCCCTGGGGGTCAACAAAAGAAGGGCAGAATCATATGTTAGTAAAGATGTGGCAAGAATTGTCTCATTTACATTCTTTtgaaggaagtgacaaaagagagatagaaaagagggcatagggggcagttgggtggttcagtggatttagagccaggcctagagatgggaggtccaaggttcaaatctagcctcagacatttcctagctgtgtgaccctgggcaagtcacttaacccccatttcctagcccttaccactcttctaccttagaaccaatacacagtattgactctaagatggaagataagggtttaaataaaaggGGGGTATTACAGGGAGGGAAGCAGATAGGAAGTATATCATGGTAAGGGTATGTGGTTTATAATTTTAAATCCTGAAAAGACATAAAGGTAAAAGTTACTAGTATAAAAATCAGTGTAGACAAGGAGTAGAGGTATCTGACAAGAAGGACATAGAACTGACAGGGAGATAAGATGTTGAAGCAGCTAATATTTTGAGATAGGGTGACATGTAACTTGTAACTATGGAGTAGAAAGTTGTGATTTCATAAGTTAAAATGGAAAGAGCTCTTGATCAGGAGTCTGACTAACTGAGCTCAGGTCCTAGCTCAGGGTCTTGCTACTAGTGGAACTTTGGATGAATTCCTCCCTAtttccaggcctcagttttctcactcaTAAAATGAGGGCCTTAGGCCAGAagacctctgagatcctttccctGTCAAATCTATGACCTTTTTGATAGTAGTATTTCCCCATTGGGTAAGGAGAGGTCCAGGAAGTTCTGAGAAATATCTATAAAGGAAAGAGCTTCAGATTCTTCAGTGGATGGAAATCTGGAAGAGATAGTCAGCAAGGAGAAAGGTCAGAGGGATAGACATTCCTTTCTTCTGTGCAGTTGGGAAAGGTGATTCAGGATAGTGTGACATAAAGACTTGCCCAACTCTCTCAGGAATCAGGGCGGTTGGGGCAGAATGTGGATTATACCAGCAGAAGAAAAATTTGGGTGATACCTTGGGACTCAGTAAGTCTGAGGAATGTTAGAAGGGGACACAGGTTTTGCCTGTCTATTCCTGCTCTGGAAGACTATTTTGTGACCAAATTTGGTAAAAATCagattcaaaataaattaaatatgaaaactaataattggatttttaaaaattaacccaaTAGTGTAAGCTAGAGAAAGGGCAGCTAAGTTCAAGGCAAAAAATGAGTATTTCTTACACATTACATACTCGGTTTGAAGCAACTCTGTGATATAATAACCAAAAAAGCTATAGCAATATCAGCTAATTTAGCAGCATCTAGAAAGACAGAGATCGTTGAACAAAAAATCACAAAGAAACATCATAGATTCTGAGCTAGAAGAGACCATACTTGTCATCTAGTCAAACaccataattttatagatgaggaaatagagtcaGTTAGGTGAAATGATATGCCTGAGACAAAAAGTAAAGTCCTATATATGGATTGAAACAATCAATTGCCCAATTTGAGCATACTAGTTGTCAGTTATGTGAACAtcacaaattaatttatttttctaatcctcagtttcctcctctgtaaaatgccTGGATCAGACCCCAATCTTTGAATTCTAAAGGAAGAAAGGCCACCAGGAAATAGAACAAAGTAGGCAAATTTGCATTACAAACTCAGTGAAGGTAGCAAGGTGACATAGAAGCCAAAAAAACCACTCTGAATGCTTAGGCtaccttaatatatatatataaagatctgAAATAATAAGATTATAAATGGaggggactttagaggtcatttagtccaacccactgatttttatagatgagacttGCAGACATTAAACCATACAGGTAATAAGTAACAGAGCAAACATCTGAATCCAGATCCAATCCTTTCAGATCTAGCACTTTCCTCTGTACCATTCTTTCTTCATAATAAGAGGACACACTTGCAATGATCCTGTTAGCTTTGCTCCAATTGAATTTGATTTATTATGCTCAGGTCCAGGAATCTCCTTTTAGGAAGGTCATTACCAGTGTCTATTGTATTGGACTGGAAGGGGCCTAAAGAAAGTCATGTAGAAATTGTTTAATGCAACTGGGTTTATTGTAGAAaggaaatttggggggaaatcatGCTAGCATTTAAGTATTTAAAGTACTCCTATGTAGGAGAGAAATTAAACCTGTTTAGCTTAACCCCAAAAGGAAGAACAAGGAGTCACAGGTAGAAGTTAAGAGTCTGATTTTAGTTAAACATAGAGAAGCATCATGACATAGTCTATAGAGTTGAAGATACATTTCATATCCATTTTTGTTAACTGTTCCTTATTCCACTGTTCTACTAATTACAACTGTTCTATAGAAGAATAATTTGCTTGTGCGTGTAGCAAACTTCAAAAACTAGAGGTTTTTCCCTTGAGGCTGCATGACTTCTTGTTGGGGATTTGATAGAGAAGATTGATGCTTTGAATAGTGATAGCACTAGATGCCCTCTGAAGTTTCTTGCAACTCTCAGAGTCTGTGATTCAGTGATAATTTTGCTTTACTCATATCCTACTTTGCCAGAACCTCCATGCTGGGACCAAACCAAACCACAGTATCTGAATTTATACTCATTGGATTCTCACCATTCCCCCAACTTCAGCTGCTGTTCTTTGTGCTCTTTCTGCTGATGTATTTATTCACACTGCTGGGCAACCTTCTCATCATGTTGACTGTTTGGCATGAACGGAATCTCCATAAACCCATGTATTTCTTCCTGTGCACTCTTTCGATCTCAGAAATTGCCTATACCTTGGCTATTAATCCCCGCATGCTTGCTGACTTAATCTCCACTCACCACACCATCTCCCTCTGGGGTTGTGCCAACCAGATGTTTTTCACCTTTTCATGTGGCCTCGCTCATGCCTTCTTGCTCACCATCATGGGCTATGACCGCTATGTGGCCATTTGTCATCCTTTACGCTATGGTGTGCTTATGAGCTCACAGGGCTGTGCTTGGTTGGTGGCCTCCTCGTGGCTAAGTGGCATAGTCATGGGGCTAGTTATCACTCTTCCTATTTTTAGCTTGACCTTCTGTGGACCAAATGAAATCCATCACTTCTTCTGCCAAGTACCTCCATTGGTGAAGTTAGCCTGTGGAGATGTCTCAGCAGTGGCCTTAGGGATTGGGGTGGTTTACATTATAGTCCTGCTTGTCTGCTTCCTCCTTATCCTCCTCTCTTATATTTTTATCGTGGCCACCATTTTGAAGATCCCCTCAGCTGAGGGCCGCCACAAAGCCTTTTCCACCTGTGCCTCCCATCTCATTGTGGTGGTTATACACTATAGTTTTGCCTCTGTTGCACACCTTAAAGCCAAGGCCTTAGAAGCTCTGGAAGGGGATACTCTGATGGGCATTTCCTACAGTGTTCTGACACCTTTCTTGAGTCCCATCATCTTCAGCCTGAGAAACAAGGAACTTAAGGATGCCCTGAAAAAAGTCTTCCTAAGGAATCTGTGCCCCTCAAGGTTGTGATGGAGAGACTGTAGGATGGTCAAGAATTAgaatttgtttgatttttgaTGTTATGGGATGCTTCCTAtatggatagatgatggatgaatgCAAATGTATTTTATGCACATAGTAGATGgcaagtattgtgctaagtgttgggggcacaaatagagaaaaaagtttCCTTTCTCAAGAAATTCACATTCCAAATGAGAGGAGACAGCATGTTCTTACCTTTTTATTAGCTCATTTATTAGTGGGATCACAACCTAGCTGACACTGATCTCATATGATTCATTTCCTCTCTTTGCTTCCTCTTGAGAGCATGAAATCTTtgagagttcttttgattttatgGATATTCACTCATAGTTGATGAGTTCCTGCCTAGATATGATAAGAAACCCCAGTCACCCTGCTCACTTGATTTCTGGCACGCTTTCCATTCTGTTGCATGTCAACTCTGGCTACCTTACCCAAGTTCTGATACTTTCTTTCTTCACTGTAATTTTGTAACTTCCTTTATGTCTTGTCAATTATAATATAATCTCCTGGAGAATAGGAACCatcttattttcttgtttttatatttctaacacttagcataatgcttggcacTTAATTCATGCTCTCATGAAAGGGCAATTAGTAATATTTAACTTGGTGGCATTTTTGtcaaaataattttgcttttcttccaattaatttatttaagcAAATAAAAGAGGCTGCTTAGTTAAGATTTAGTCTGTGGCAATCTTTGgcaatattataaaatgtttgatgagtatttttgtaaataaagtcaTAAATTAATTAGATTATTCATGATCACCAGATATACTATATTTTTATCacatttaattttagtttttcattttcattttgtgtaGTAAATTTTTATCATGTACTCAtttttgtaactcaaaaattttccatacatatatttataatgtgtACAATATAGTGATTTTTTATCAATAAAGGTGTttggttaaattttaaaaagaaaggggatttacatttctctctctctctctctctctctctctctctctctctctctctctctctctctctctctctctctctgtctccctccccctctcatttATTGTGAAGAAATT
This sequence is a window from Monodelphis domestica isolate mMonDom1 chromosome 3, mMonDom1.pri, whole genome shotgun sequence. Protein-coding genes within it:
- the LOC100013726 gene encoding olfactory receptor 10H2-like, yielding MLGPNQTTVSEFILIGFSPFPQLQLLFFVLFLLMYLFTLLGNLLIMLTVWHERNLHKPMYFFLCTLSISEIAYTLAINPRMLADLISTHHTISLWGCANQMFFTFSCGLAHAFLLTIMGYDRYVAICHPLRYGVLMSSQGCAWLVASSWLSGIVMGLVITLPIFSLTFCGPNEIHHFFCQVPPLVKLACGDVSAVALGIGVVYIIVLLVCFLLILLSYIFIVATILKIPSAEGRHKAFSTCASHLIVVVIHYSFASVAHLKAKALEALEGDTLMGISYSVLTPFLSPIIFSLRNKELKDALKKVFLRNLCPSRL